From Mucilaginibacter rubeus, a single genomic window includes:
- a CDS encoding YceI family protein produces MKKILILLAAAFSYTAASAQTTWSVDKAHSNVKFTVTHLMVSDVDGIFKNYDATITAAKPDFSDAKFQISIQTASVSTDNDQRDKHITSPDFFDVATYPTLTFTSTAITKTSDKHYKLTGNLTLHGVTKPASFDLWYRGTIQNPMSKADDAGFQLTGTIKRSDFNFGSKFGNAMVSDEVTIKANGEFGKAK; encoded by the coding sequence ATGAAAAAGATTCTTATCCTGTTAGCAGCAGCATTCTCTTACACGGCAGCATCAGCGCAAACTACCTGGTCTGTAGACAAAGCGCATTCAAACGTTAAATTTACTGTAACTCACTTAATGGTATCTGACGTTGACGGTATATTTAAAAACTACGATGCAACTATCACTGCCGCTAAACCGGATTTCAGCGATGCTAAATTCCAGATCAGCATACAAACAGCTTCAGTAAGTACTGATAACGATCAGCGCGATAAACACATCACAAGCCCTGACTTTTTTGATGTAGCTACTTACCCAACCCTTACTTTCACCAGCACTGCTATCACCAAAACATCTGATAAGCACTACAAACTTACCGGTAACTTAACTTTACACGGTGTAACTAAACCGGCTTCATTTGATTTATGGTACCGTGGTACTATCCAAAACCCAATGAGTAAAGCTGACGACGCAGGTTTCCAGTTAACCGGTACTATCAAACGTTCTGACTTTAACTTCGGTTCAAAATTCGGTAACGCTATGGTAAGCGACGAAGTAACTATTAAAGCTAACGGTGAGTTTGGCAAAGCCAAATAA
- a CDS encoding outer membrane beta-barrel protein: protein MTRTLLFFLLALLPTGGFAQQFTLIVVKENAQPADGATVKLMQANRQVSLSVSNAHGRARFQSIPQGAFSFSVTYTGYQPQITRSYTIADNIKQDTIRMQPLSTELKEVSITAKTPPVEVKQGKVIVNVDASVTNVGATVLEVLEKSPGVMVDRNGGISLQGKPGVLVMIDGKPTYLSGADLNNLLSSMSSTQVAQIELIANPTARYDANGNAGIINIKTKKNRQKGFNGSVSATVAQGVYFKTNNTLTLNYREGRISTFFNYNISDQKYLTNLYALRKYTGAGGVTTSTLEQPSHFTGTLLNNTAKAGLDYDVSPKTTVGIMLGGTMIHRKGNNTASARWLNPAGTADSVIATDNANNSRFKNGQVSLNLRHAISKSQDISADADWLHYDITSDQNFNNRLQTTGGYNELTRAKITTGITIFTGKADYTLKTNDDGQIQLGWKSAHSSTDNSAGYQNFVSGQWTDDLTRSNHFIYSENIHAAYALLERKHKAIGYQVGLRYEHTDYHARQMGNALQKDSAFSRNYGSFFPSSYFSYQADTANNFTFTVSRRIDRPVYQTLNPFYFIINKYTYQTGNPYILPQYSWNLELSHQYKNLLTTTVSYSNISNYFSQIFLSDPAYAGILLYTQGNVGHTYIIGVSEAITASPTNWWTLTAQALYNYKKLSGFNGNHYTSDINQLNLNASNQFTIGKRFTGELSGFYTTRARNDVQERLYPTGQMSAGLGMSVFKKKATLKLSMRDIFYTNAMEGLTQFPNATEYFKIKRDSRVVVLAFTYRFGKTYKTVKRDNGAADEMQRVGNG, encoded by the coding sequence ATGACCCGTACGCTTTTATTCTTTTTACTGGCCCTGTTACCCACTGGCGGCTTTGCGCAGCAGTTTACGCTGATAGTTGTTAAAGAAAATGCCCAGCCTGCCGATGGCGCTACTGTTAAACTGATGCAGGCTAACAGGCAGGTAAGCCTGAGCGTAAGTAATGCCCATGGCCGGGCCAGGTTTCAGAGCATTCCGCAGGGAGCATTTAGCTTCTCGGTAACTTATACCGGTTATCAGCCCCAAATTACACGCAGCTACACTATCGCGGATAATATAAAGCAGGACACCATCCGCATGCAACCCCTTAGCACCGAGCTGAAAGAGGTGAGCATCACCGCCAAAACGCCACCGGTGGAAGTGAAGCAGGGAAAGGTGATTGTAAACGTTGATGCCTCGGTAACCAACGTGGGGGCTACGGTATTGGAAGTGTTGGAGAAATCACCCGGTGTGATGGTCGACCGTAATGGCGGCATCTCTTTACAAGGCAAGCCAGGGGTACTGGTGATGATAGATGGCAAGCCAACCTATCTCTCCGGAGCCGATCTGAATAACCTGCTTAGCAGCATGAGCTCTACCCAGGTAGCGCAGATTGAGCTGATTGCCAATCCCACCGCGAGGTATGATGCCAATGGCAACGCTGGTATCATTAACATTAAAACCAAAAAGAACCGACAGAAAGGTTTTAACGGATCTGTTTCGGCTACCGTGGCGCAGGGTGTTTATTTCAAAACCAATAATACACTAACGTTGAATTATCGCGAGGGGCGCATCAGCACTTTCTTTAATTATAATATCAGCGATCAGAAATACCTTACCAACCTGTACGCGCTGCGCAAATACACCGGCGCTGGCGGGGTAACCACTTCAACGCTGGAGCAGCCTTCACACTTCACCGGCACGCTGCTGAATAACACCGCCAAAGCAGGGCTGGATTATGACGTTTCGCCCAAAACTACGGTTGGCATTATGCTTGGGGGAACTATGATCCATCGCAAGGGTAACAATACAGCTTCGGCACGCTGGCTTAACCCGGCTGGCACGGCAGATTCTGTCATTGCTACCGATAACGCCAACAATAGCCGGTTTAAAAACGGACAGGTAAGCCTGAACCTTCGTCATGCCATCAGCAAAAGCCAGGACATCAGCGCTGATGCCGACTGGCTGCACTACGACATTACCAGCGACCAGAATTTTAACAACCGCCTGCAAACCACCGGCGGTTATAACGAACTGACGCGCGCTAAAATCACCACGGGCATCACGATATTCACAGGCAAAGCAGACTATACACTTAAAACAAACGACGACGGCCAAATTCAACTGGGCTGGAAATCGGCACACAGCAGTACCGACAACTCCGCCGGTTATCAAAACTTTGTTTCAGGCCAATGGACAGATGATTTGACCCGCAGTAACCATTTCATTTACAGTGAAAATATCCATGCAGCTTATGCGCTGTTGGAGCGTAAACACAAGGCCATTGGCTACCAGGTAGGCCTGCGTTATGAGCACACCGATTATCATGCCCGTCAAATGGGTAATGCGCTTCAAAAAGATTCGGCCTTTTCACGCAACTATGGCAGTTTTTTCCCCAGCAGCTATTTCAGTTACCAGGCTGATACCGCTAATAACTTTACTTTTACCGTGAGCCGCCGTATTGATCGCCCGGTTTACCAAACGCTCAACCCGTTCTATTTTATCATTAACAAGTACACTTATCAAACGGGCAATCCTTACATTTTGCCGCAATACAGCTGGAATCTGGAGCTGAGCCATCAATATAAAAACCTGCTTACTACCACAGTATCGTACAGTAACATCAGCAATTACTTTTCGCAGATATTTTTGAGCGATCCTGCATATGCAGGTATTTTGCTCTATACGCAGGGAAATGTGGGGCACACGTATATTATCGGGGTATCTGAAGCTATAACCGCGTCGCCTACCAATTGGTGGACACTTACAGCACAGGCACTGTACAATTACAAAAAGCTGAGCGGTTTTAACGGCAATCATTATACATCAGATATTAACCAGCTTAACCTCAACGCCAGCAATCAGTTTACCATTGGCAAACGTTTTACAGGCGAGTTATCGGGCTTTTATACCACCCGCGCCCGCAACGATGTGCAGGAACGCTTGTATCCTACCGGGCAGATGTCGGCAGGACTGGGCATGTCGGTATTTAAAAAGAAAGCTACCCTGAAGTTGAGTATGCGCGATATATTCTATACCAACGCCATGGAGGGCTTGACACAGTTTCCCAACGCCACTGAATATTTTAAGATCAAGCGCGATAGCCGCGTGGTGGTGCTCGCGTTTACCTATCGCTTCGGCAAAACCTACAAAACGGTTAAGCGTGATAACGGGGCGGCCGATGAAATGCAGCGGGTGGGGAATGGGTAA
- a CDS encoding NUDIX domain-containing protein: protein MKTGVIIARFQTPYLHEGHRQLIAQVKQNHAKLIILLGVSPIKGSRKNPYDYYTREKMIKKDYPEIVVLPIGDNPSDKIWSDNMDNLLKSVFNAEQFCLYGSRDSFIPYYSGKFETIELPEHGDYNATELRKQYADKVFDSNDFRAGILYAYYNQYPKVYPTVDVALFRNNRSEILLGKKAINNKWRFVGGFTDPEDTCYEDAAERELAEECGEMQTTAMQYETSAKINDWRYRSEADKIITLLFSCDFIGGEPKAQDDIADLAWFKLTDLPLMIKDGSISEEHIELFNFITGKYLKN from the coding sequence ATGAAGACAGGAGTAATTATAGCACGCTTTCAAACGCCGTACCTGCATGAGGGTCACAGGCAACTGATAGCACAGGTTAAGCAAAATCATGCCAAACTGATTATACTGCTGGGCGTTAGCCCTATAAAAGGCAGTCGCAAAAACCCTTACGACTACTACACGCGTGAAAAAATGATTAAAAAGGACTATCCTGAAATTGTGGTACTGCCCATCGGCGATAATCCGAGTGATAAAATATGGTCGGATAATATGGACAACCTGTTGAAAAGTGTTTTCAATGCTGAGCAGTTTTGTTTATACGGCAGTCGCGATAGTTTCATCCCCTATTACAGCGGCAAATTTGAAACCATCGAACTCCCCGAGCATGGCGATTACAACGCCACCGAACTTCGTAAACAATACGCCGATAAGGTTTTTGATTCAAACGATTTCCGGGCGGGCATCCTGTACGCTTACTATAATCAATATCCTAAGGTATACCCTACCGTTGATGTAGCCCTGTTCAGGAATAACCGCAGCGAGATATTGCTTGGCAAAAAAGCCATCAACAATAAATGGCGCTTTGTAGGCGGTTTTACCGACCCGGAAGATACCTGCTACGAAGATGCCGCAGAACGTGAGCTTGCCGAAGAATGTGGCGAAATGCAAACCACCGCCATGCAGTACGAAACATCGGCCAAAATAAATGACTGGCGCTACCGCAGCGAAGCCGACAAGATCATTACCCTGCTGTTTAGTTGTGATTTTATCGGCGGAGAGCCAAAGGCCCAGGATGATATTGCCGACCTGGCCTGGTTTAAACTTACCGATCTGCCTTTAATGATAAAAGACGGCTCCATTAGCGAAGAACACATTGAATTGTTTAATTTCATCACCGGCAAATACCTTAAAAACTAA
- a CDS encoding NUDIX hydrolase, which produces MPVTQNIKVAVDAVVFGYTSKEGLSVLLIKRNIEPFKNSWALPGGLVGDHESLEEAIQRELREETGVNITYLEQLYSFGQPERDPRNRVISITYYGLVRPDAFVVKAATDASDVNWFNIKKLPALAFDHTTIISVARERLKSKMLYQPVGFELLEEKFPFSELEKLYLAVLDRPIDRRNFKKKITKYGFLEETTEKQALEGAGRPGNLFRFNEEKYYQLQKEGISFEI; this is translated from the coding sequence ATGCCAGTTACCCAAAATATAAAGGTTGCCGTTGATGCTGTAGTATTTGGATATACCTCAAAAGAAGGACTATCCGTATTGCTCATAAAACGGAACATAGAACCTTTTAAAAACAGCTGGGCATTACCCGGCGGTTTGGTGGGTGACCATGAATCGTTAGAGGAAGCTATCCAGCGCGAATTAAGGGAGGAAACCGGCGTAAACATCACCTACCTGGAACAGCTGTACAGCTTCGGTCAGCCGGAGCGCGATCCGCGGAACAGGGTGATCTCCATAACTTACTACGGTTTGGTACGGCCCGACGCCTTTGTTGTTAAAGCTGCTACCGACGCCAGCGATGTAAACTGGTTCAATATCAAAAAACTTCCCGCCCTGGCGTTTGATCATACTACTATTATAAGCGTAGCCCGGGAACGCCTGAAAAGCAAAATGCTTTATCAACCCGTAGGTTTCGAACTGCTTGAGGAAAAATTCCCTTTCTCCGAACTCGAAAAACTCTATCTCGCGGTGCTCGACCGCCCTATCGACCGCCGTAACTTCAAAAAGAAGATCACCAAATACGGCTTCCTGGAAGAAACCACCGAAAAACAAGCCCTCGAAGGCGCCGGTAGGCCGGGTAATCTTTTTCGTTTTAACGAGGAAAAGTATTATCAGCTGCAAAAAGAAGGGATTAGTTTTGAGATATAA
- a CDS encoding DUF2130 domain-containing protein: MATEVKCPSCGFGFPIEEVMAEEYKKQLRVKMMDYTRQKEEEYRKKDEEFLNKERQQQVAFEQRLNNEKKQLQQTLEDNLRKTISEDFENQLLLLKNSATETEEKLKQARQKELEFLQRESQLKQKEEEMELAVQRKLQEQRNELTEQIRKQEAERHNIKDTEYQLKVKELEKQLEDQKKLADEMKRKAEQGSMQLQGEVQELILEEALRNYFPFDIISEVGKGVRGADCVQTVRNQFGQECGKIIYESKRTNAFSMDWIEKLKKDMRSMGVDVAVIVTQCYPKGMDCFGERDGVWICSFDEVKAVSYILRDGVMKLSNLAKSQDNKGDKMHLLYDYLTSSEFSEQWKAIREGYMSMRQSIQRERDAMEKLWKAREKQLDKVLLSAAHIRGSIEGIAGNDTIQLNLTDDEDALLLE; encoded by the coding sequence ATGGCTACAGAAGTTAAGTGTCCAAGTTGCGGTTTCGGTTTTCCGATAGAAGAGGTAATGGCCGAAGAGTATAAAAAACAACTCAGGGTTAAAATGATGGATTATACCCGTCAAAAAGAGGAGGAATACCGCAAAAAGGATGAGGAGTTTTTAAACAAGGAGCGCCAGCAACAGGTTGCTTTTGAACAACGACTTAACAACGAAAAAAAGCAGTTGCAGCAAACACTTGAAGATAACCTGCGCAAAACCATAAGCGAGGATTTTGAGAACCAATTGCTTTTACTCAAAAACTCAGCTACTGAAACTGAAGAAAAGCTAAAGCAAGCCCGCCAGAAAGAATTGGAGTTTTTACAGCGGGAAAGCCAGTTGAAGCAGAAGGAAGAAGAGATGGAACTGGCCGTACAACGTAAGCTACAGGAGCAACGGAATGAACTTACCGAACAGATCCGCAAGCAGGAAGCCGAACGCCATAATATAAAAGATACTGAATATCAGCTGAAGGTTAAGGAACTGGAGAAACAACTCGAAGACCAAAAGAAACTGGCCGACGAAATGAAACGTAAAGCCGAACAAGGCTCGATGCAACTGCAAGGTGAAGTACAGGAACTGATACTGGAAGAAGCTTTGCGTAATTATTTTCCGTTTGATATTATTAGCGAGGTAGGGAAGGGCGTACGCGGTGCCGACTGTGTGCAAACCGTACGCAACCAATTTGGGCAGGAGTGCGGCAAGATCATTTACGAGAGCAAGCGTACCAATGCCTTTTCGATGGATTGGATTGAGAAACTGAAGAAGGATATGCGCAGCATGGGGGTTGATGTAGCTGTTATTGTAACCCAATGCTACCCGAAAGGCATGGATTGCTTTGGCGAACGTGACGGTGTGTGGATCTGCAGTTTTGATGAGGTGAAAGCCGTGTCGTATATTTTAAGGGACGGGGTAATGAAGCTCTCGAACCTGGCCAAGTCACAGGATAATAAAGGTGATAAAATGCACCTCCTATATGATTACCTTACCAGCAGCGAATTTTCGGAACAATGGAAGGCTATTCGTGAAGGCTATATGAGTATGCGTCAGTCTATCCAACGCGAGCGTGATGCTATGGAGAAACTCTGGAAAGCTCGGGAAAAGCAATTGGATAAGGTGCTGTTAAGCGCGGCCCACATCCGCGGCAGCATTGAAGGTATAGCAGGCAACGATACTATTCAGCTTAATCTTACTGATGATGAGGATGCCTTGTTGTTGGAATAA
- a CDS encoding DUF2971 domain-containing protein gives MNEIYRFRRIENLLGQHQELVKQQIYFASPDQLNDPMEGYQDIFWKGDQVVWENFLINYLRCVSHIFFLYLLLGESKKLTPDDLPLYPYGIKQETPQSLAFFQKTKAAFFKHRFINTLPGVLADRTSPMRRRELSPYLSFVQHYAVNTVSDQYFQAGLSDKRLFYHDVPEMDKHLSRSHILVKLTNRLEKKLIGVTNSADLIFSIADQVRKQHSLAVKYNDMSSEHLNSNAYFLTMELPDIFLDKLEKIMFSDWYSASFLGNCTNSAIWGHYADNHRGACLIFSPDRIEEQITLNLTKVCDNSEAVSTSGLRPHYFQKIEYHNKHVEIDFFKSLGRAPLHTLNYLWYKNSSGKTSICAIDIDTDKWRKEYWENFKKAYSVKLEEWAYEEEYRLVINDILYEYTDPANRKLTYDFRQLKGIIFGMKMPLTDKRQIIKLIREKCAAQKREQFEFYEAYYNQSTGKIDRFKLDLFNKIL, from the coding sequence ATGAACGAAATTTACCGCTTCCGAAGAATTGAAAATCTTTTAGGGCAACATCAGGAGTTGGTTAAGCAACAGATATATTTTGCTTCTCCTGATCAACTAAATGATCCTATGGAAGGATATCAGGATATTTTTTGGAAAGGAGACCAAGTCGTATGGGAAAACTTTCTAATCAATTATTTGCGTTGTGTAAGCCACATTTTCTTTTTGTATTTACTATTGGGTGAGTCTAAAAAGCTCACACCCGATGATTTACCACTTTACCCTTATGGAATCAAACAAGAAACGCCACAAAGTTTAGCCTTTTTTCAAAAAACAAAAGCAGCCTTTTTTAAACATAGATTTATTAACACTTTACCTGGTGTTCTGGCAGATCGAACCTCCCCAATGCGCCGCCGAGAACTATCTCCTTATCTTTCTTTTGTTCAACATTATGCAGTAAACACAGTTTCTGATCAGTATTTTCAAGCTGGATTGAGCGACAAACGCTTGTTCTATCACGATGTACCTGAAATGGATAAACATCTTTCAAGAAGCCACATATTGGTTAAGTTGACTAATCGACTTGAAAAAAAGCTTATTGGCGTTACTAATTCTGCTGACCTTATTTTCTCTATTGCTGATCAAGTTCGCAAGCAACATTCACTCGCTGTGAAATACAATGATATGAGTTCTGAACATTTGAATTCCAATGCGTATTTCTTAACAATGGAGTTACCCGACATTTTTTTAGATAAATTGGAAAAGATAATGTTTTCTGATTGGTATTCAGCATCGTTTCTTGGCAATTGTACAAATTCAGCGATTTGGGGCCACTATGCTGATAATCACCGTGGAGCTTGCTTAATTTTCTCACCTGACCGTATCGAAGAACAAATAACTTTGAATTTAACTAAAGTATGTGACAATAGCGAGGCTGTCTCAACGAGTGGACTGCGACCACATTATTTTCAAAAAATCGAATATCACAATAAACACGTTGAAATAGATTTTTTCAAATCATTAGGTCGAGCACCTTTGCATACATTAAATTATCTTTGGTATAAAAACAGCAGTGGAAAAACAAGTATTTGTGCCATTGATATCGACACGGACAAATGGCGTAAAGAATATTGGGAAAACTTCAAAAAAGCATATTCGGTAAAGCTTGAAGAATGGGCATATGAAGAAGAATATCGCTTAGTCATAAATGACATCCTTTACGAATACACAGATCCTGCTAATCGGAAACTAACGTACGATTTTCGGCAATTAAAAGGCATTATATTCGGCATGAAAATGCCCCTCACAGATAAACGGCAAATCATAAAGCTTATTCGCGAAAAGTGCGCAGCCCAAAAACGGGAGCAATTCGAGTTTTATGAAGCCTATTATAATCAATCTACCGGAAAAATAGATAGGTTTAAGTTGGATTTGTTCAATAAAATTCTATAG
- the cynS gene encoding cyanase, translating into MNRVIATEIIIRQIKNKQVKYQALADAIGRSLVWTTLALHGQAVMEKHEAEKIGELLDLDAEIIASLQEIPDRGSLDQMPPKDPTQYRFYELLLVYGTTLKAIINEQFGDGIMSAIDFTMDISKVENPAGDRVKVVMEGKFLPFKKW; encoded by the coding sequence ATGAACAGAGTAATCGCCACTGAAATCATCATCAGGCAGATCAAAAATAAACAAGTAAAATACCAGGCATTGGCCGACGCTATTGGCAGGAGCCTGGTATGGACAACCCTTGCACTACACGGACAGGCTGTAATGGAAAAACATGAAGCCGAAAAAATTGGCGAACTGCTTGACCTTGATGCCGAAATCATCGCTTCTTTGCAGGAAATTCCTGACAGGGGCTCCTTAGATCAGATGCCGCCTAAAGATCCAACTCAATACCGTTTTTATGAATTATTGCTCGTGTATGGCACAACGCTGAAAGCTATTATCAACGAGCAATTTGGCGACGGTATCATGAGCGCTATTGATTTTACCATGGATATCAGCAAGGTTGAAAACCCTGCCGGCGACCGTGTCAAAGTGGTTATGGAAGGTAAATTCCTGCCGTTTAAAAAGTGGTAA
- a CDS encoding nicotinate phosphoribosyltransferase, translating to MKKENLILLADAYKYAHHKFYYPDTTNIYSYLESRGGMFNETVFFGLQYFLKEYLQGPAFNQVDLDEADEFMKQVFGRDDVFDCSKFQYILDKYNGQLPVRIKAVAEGSSVPTGNVLMTIENTDPECYWLTNFLETLLMQVWYPCTVATLSHEVKKAVTQYYEETATPEAFGGIGFVLNDFGFRGVSSVESAKLGGAAHLLSFAGSDNLAGSGMAIKYYHADKVHGLSIPATEHSICTLLGQEGELEVFKHVLRSFPTGVIACVSDSFNIFRACSEYWGEDLKEEILKRDGTLVIRPDSGDPVMTLLEIFKILFDKFGFTTNVKGYKVLPPQVRVIQGDGVNYTEIGVIYKALKANGISAENLVLGMGGALLQKVDRDTQKFALKCSSAVINGKEVAVEKSPAEMDAHGNITTSFKKSKGGRLKLVKTTEGYKTINEDEQPELADQLQTVFENGHIIKDFTFEQVIDTLNN from the coding sequence ATGAAAAAAGAGAATTTGATTCTTTTAGCCGACGCATATAAATACGCCCACCATAAGTTTTACTACCCCGACACCACCAATATTTACAGTTACCTGGAAAGCCGCGGCGGAATGTTCAACGAAACCGTTTTTTTCGGTCTGCAATATTTTTTGAAGGAATACCTGCAAGGCCCAGCCTTTAACCAGGTTGATTTAGATGAGGCCGACGAATTTATGAAACAGGTTTTCGGTCGCGATGATGTGTTTGACTGCAGCAAGTTTCAGTACATATTAGATAAATATAACGGTCAGCTGCCGGTACGCATCAAAGCCGTTGCCGAGGGCAGCAGCGTACCCACCGGTAACGTGCTCATGACCATCGAGAATACCGATCCGGAATGCTACTGGCTCACCAACTTTTTAGAAACCCTGCTGATGCAGGTTTGGTACCCCTGTACCGTGGCCACACTGAGCCACGAGGTTAAAAAAGCAGTTACCCAATATTACGAGGAAACCGCCACACCCGAAGCCTTTGGCGGGATTGGTTTTGTGTTGAATGATTTTGGTTTCCGTGGGGTGAGCAGCGTGGAGAGCGCTAAACTGGGTGGAGCCGCCCACCTGCTTAGTTTTGCAGGCAGTGACAACCTTGCAGGCTCAGGCATGGCCATTAAATACTACCATGCCGATAAAGTACATGGCCTGAGCATTCCTGCTACTGAACACAGCATTTGTACCCTGCTTGGGCAGGAAGGTGAGCTGGAAGTATTTAAGCACGTGCTGCGCAGCTTTCCCACCGGTGTTATAGCCTGCGTAAGCGACAGCTTTAACATTTTCCGTGCTTGCAGTGAGTACTGGGGAGAGGATTTGAAAGAAGAGATCCTGAAACGTGATGGCACACTGGTAATCCGCCCCGATAGCGGCGACCCGGTGATGACCCTGCTGGAGATTTTTAAGATCCTGTTTGATAAATTCGGTTTTACCACCAATGTTAAAGGTTATAAAGTGCTGCCTCCACAGGTTAGGGTGATACAGGGCGACGGCGTTAATTATACCGAGATAGGTGTAATTTATAAAGCCCTTAAAGCAAACGGCATAAGCGCCGAAAACCTGGTACTGGGCATGGGCGGGGCCTTACTGCAAAAAGTAGACCGCGACACTCAAAAATTCGCCCTGAAATGCAGCAGCGCCGTAATAAATGGTAAAGAAGTAGCTGTAGAAAAAAGTCCGGCCGAAATGGATGCCCATGGCAACATTACCACCAGCTTTAAAAAGAGCAAAGGCGGCAGACTTAAATTGGTAAAAACTACGGAAGGTTATAAAACCATTAACGAGGATGAACAACCAGAACTGGCCGACCAGTTACAAACCGTTTTCGAGAACGGCCATATCATTAAAGATTTTACTTTTGAGCAGGTGATTGATACTTTAAATAACTAA
- a CDS encoding ribose-phosphate diphosphokinase, translated as MKKLLFAITGYEYLAEKVLALGTCERGEIEVSHFTDGERYQRILSNVEGREVLLIGGTVSDSATLELYDLASSLVSYGADSLTLVIPYFGYSTMERAVKPGEIVTAKTRARLLSAIPKSNRGNKVMLFDLHSEGIQYYFEQDLYPVHVYCKDIVIEAGTRYGGDNFVMASTDAGRAKWVESLANDMGVNAAFILKRRLKGDHTEVSAINADVAGKTVIIYDDMIRSGGSIVNAALTYKNAGAGDIYVITTHGLFVNDGIGKLKACGAIKKLICTDTHVNCKDLEGDDFVEVRTVAGLICG; from the coding sequence ATGAAAAAACTACTTTTTGCCATAACCGGATATGAATACCTTGCCGAAAAAGTGCTTGCCCTTGGCACCTGCGAACGCGGAGAAATTGAAGTAAGCCACTTTACCGATGGCGAACGTTACCAGCGCATCCTCTCTAACGTGGAAGGCCGCGAAGTGCTACTTATAGGCGGCACCGTGAGCGACAGCGCTACGCTTGAACTTTATGACCTGGCTTCATCCCTGGTGAGCTATGGCGCCGATTCGCTTACGTTAGTCATCCCCTACTTTGGCTACAGCACCATGGAACGCGCCGTAAAACCCGGCGAAATTGTGACTGCCAAAACCCGCGCCCGCCTGCTCTCGGCTATCCCCAAATCAAACCGGGGCAATAAAGTGATGCTGTTCGATCTGCATAGCGAGGGCATCCAGTACTATTTTGAGCAGGACTTGTACCCTGTACACGTATACTGCAAGGATATTGTAATTGAAGCAGGCACCCGCTACGGCGGCGATAACTTTGTAATGGCCAGCACCGATGCAGGCCGGGCCAAATGGGTGGAATCATTGGCTAACGACATGGGCGTAAATGCCGCCTTCATCCTCAAACGCCGCCTCAAAGGCGACCATACCGAAGTAAGCGCCATTAACGCCGACGTAGCCGGAAAAACGGTTATTATTTATGACGATATGATCCGCTCAGGCGGCAGCATCGTAAACGCAGCACTGACTTATAAAAATGCCGGTGCCGGGGATATTTATGTAATAACCACGCATGGCCTGTTTGTTAACGATGGCATTGGTAAGCTAAAGGCTTGTGGGGCTATTAAGAAGCTCATTTGTACCGATACGCATGTGAATTGCAAGGATTTGGAGGGCGATGATTTTGTGGAGGTGAGGACTGTGGCGGGGTTGATTTGTGGGTGA
- a CDS encoding YdeI/OmpD-associated family protein, which yields MLKAGEHIEGTPAELQVLLDSDAEANEFFESLAKSYKQGYCDWVGSAKQEATRKVRADKAMIMLRNKQKTLKT from the coding sequence ATGCTCAAAGCCGGCGAACATATTGAAGGTACCCCTGCCGAATTACAGGTATTGCTTGACAGCGATGCCGAAGCCAACGAGTTTTTTGAGAGCCTGGCTAAATCATACAAACAAGGATATTGCGACTGGGTAGGTTCGGCCAAGCAGGAAGCTACCCGAAAAGTAAGGGCTGATAAGGCCATGATTATGCTTCGTAATAAACAAAAGACCTTAAAAACTTAA